Part of the Leptolyngbya sp. BL0902 genome, GTAGAGCAGGTTAATTTTCCAGGTGGGGGCAGAGACAGAGGGGGGCAGAGTCATGGCGTTCGCAACCAAGATAGCAATCTCTAATAGCTTAACGAAACATTACATTCTGGCTCTAGAAAACCTTTTTCCTAGCTCTGAGAGCAAAAATTAGGCATCGCCGGAGCCTCACAGGGGCGTCTCCGGCGGGGATAGGGCCTGGGATGTGAGCTAGGTCACAATCTGCCACAATCTTCTGCGATCCCCCTTGTCAAGGTGTACCTGCCGTCCCAAACTGTAGATGTGCAAACCAAGGAAATCTTCGGGGATCAACGAGGAAGCGTCGTGAAATCAGTATTGGCGATTATTTTGGGTGGGGGTGCCGGCACCCGGTTATATCCATTAACCAAGTTTCGGGCCAAGCCAGCGGTTCCTCTAGCCGGGAAGTATCGCCTCATTGACATCCCGGTGAGCAACTGCATCAACTCCGAAATTCATAAAATCTACGTTCTCACTCAGTTCAACTCTGCGTCGCTCAATCGCCACATTGGCCGTACCTATCAGTTTTCTAACCTGACCGACGGCTTTGTGGAGGTACTGGCAGCCCAGCAAACCCCCGAAAGCCCCAGTTGGTTCCAGGGCACGGCGGATGCGGTACGGAAATACCTCTGGCTGCTGGATACCTGGAATGTGGATGATTTCCTGATTTTGTCTGGGGATCACCTCTACCGCATGGACTACAGCCTGTTTGTAGAGCGTCACCGGGCAACCAACGCTGACATCACCCTCTCCGTGGTGCCCATGGGCTATAAACAAGCCTCAGAATTTGGCCTGATGAAAATTGACGGCACCGGGCGCGTGGTGGACTTTAGCGAAAAACCCAAGGGCGAAGCGCTCGACCGCATGAAGGTAGATACCACGGTGCTGGGCCTCACCCCAGATCAAGCCCAGGAGCAGCCCTTCATCGCCTCCATGGGGATCTACGTTTTCAAAAAGCAAGTCCTGATTGACCTGCTGCGGAAGGGCGTTGACCACACGGACTTTGGCAAAGAAATCATTCCCGCCTCCGCCCGCGATCACAACGTTCAAGCCTACCTATTCGATGGCTACTGGGAAGACATCGGAACGATTGAAGCGTTCTACGACGCCAACCTAGCGCTGACGATGCAGCCCCAGCCGCCCTTCAGCTTCTACCACGAAGACGCCCCCATCTATACCCGCTCGCGCTACCTGCCCCCCAACAAGCTGCTCGACTGCCACATCACCGAGTCCAGCATCACCGAGGGCTGTATCCTCAAAAATTGCCGCATTCACCACTCCGTGATTGGTCTGCGTCAGCGCATCAACGCAAACTGCACCATCGAAGACTCGCTGCTGATGGGGGCCGACTACTACGAACCCCTCTCCGAGAGCAGCCAACACCTAACACGGGGCAAGGTGCCCATCGGGGTGGGCGAAGGGTCAGTCATTCGCCGCGCCATTATCGACAAAAACGCCCGCATTGGCCGCAATGTGCAGATCGTCAACAAAGAAAACGTCCAAGAAGCGGAACGGGAAGACCTCGGCTTCTATATCCGAAGCGGCATTGTGGTAGTGCTGAAAAATGCCACCATCCCCGACGGCATGATTATCTAGCGAACTCCTGGTGCCCCCCGCAACGGACGATATCCTCGCCCATGTAGCGGAGGGATCAGCACCGCTGCTGGTGCTGGTGGGCCTGCCGGGAAGCGGAAAATCTACCTGGTCGGCCCAGTTTTTGTCGGTCCGTCCAGGGTTTCGCGTGGTATCTACCGATGATTGCCGTCAGCGGCTCTATGGTGATGCTGCCCTTCAAGGCGATTGGCGGCGGGTTTGGGCCTGCGTTCAAACCGAGTGGCAGCAGGGGCTTGAGGCCATCACCCAGGGGCACCTAGCGGGGATCCTCTACGATGCCACCAATGCCCGCCGTCGCCACCGTCGCTCTGCCTTGGTGGCCGCTCGGCAAATGGGATTTAACCCCCTTGTGCTGGTGTGGATCGACGTGCCGCTGTCGGTGGCCCTGGCCCGTAATCGTCAGCGGTCTCGCCAGGTGCCCGATGACGTGATCGCCGCCATGCACCGCTCTCTCCAGGGGGCTCCCCCTGCCCTAGCCGACGGGGCCGATCAGGTCATCCATATCCCCATCCCGTCGCTGGAGGGACAAGCCTAGGCGCTACTCTAGGGGGTGATCCGCTCAACCACGGCCATGGCTTCCTTAGACCCCAAATCATCCCAACTTTCCCAGTTTCAGGCGGGTATGGAGGACTGGTTTCGATCTCCAGTGTGGCGCTGGGGACGCTGGTGGCTGCTGGCGTTTTTGGTGGTACGGATTGGGTTCTGGGGTGCGGCGTTTCCCAACCCCGACGAAGCCTACTACTGGCTGTGGGGGCAGCGACCTAGCTTTTCCTACTACGATCACCCGCCCTTCCATGCTTGGATTCAGGGACTTTCGGCCACCCTGTTGGGGCGTTCGACCTGGGCGCTACGGTTGCCGAACCTGGTGAGCAACGGGATTTTGGCCGTCACCTTTTACCGCATTGGCCGCTACCTCTATGGCGACGATGGCGGAGATCGGCTCTGGCTGATGATCCTGCTGCTGGCCGCATCCCCGCTATTTTTTCTGTTTTTGTCGATGGCGTGGCACGACCACTGGCTTGTCACCTTGGCCGTGCTCAGCAGCTTTGATTTTGTCCGGTTTGTGGATAGCTACCAGGCCGATGGTCGAGGCCAGTCTCGCCATCTGTACCGAGCGGCCCTGTTTTTGGGATTGGCCGGACTCAGCAAATACAACGCCCTGTTTGTGGGCCTGGGCTTTCTGGCGACGCTGTTGACCCAGCGATCCCTGCGGCGGCTGTTGCTCGATGCTCGGCTGTACATCGCCTTGGGCATCACCCTCCTCACCCTGTCCCCGATTTTGATTTGGAACTGGCAGCAGGGGTTTGCCTCCTTTCAGTTCTATGGGGATCGCACCAGCGGCGGTGATGGCCTCACGCTGAACCTCCTACAACCCCTCGTCTTTCTGCTGCTGTGCGGCCTCATCCTCGGCCCCATTCACACCTGGGGCCTGTGGCGATTGGGGCGACGGTGGCCACGGGTGAGCCAAAATTTTGTGCGGCCTTCCCTCTATCCGGTGGTGGCGGGGTGGATGTTTGTCCTTTCAACGGGCACCTTTGTCGCCCTTTCCCTGGTTTCGGTGGCGCTGTATTACTGGAATATCCTGGCCTACCCGCTGCTGCTTCCCCTCTTGGCGGATCGGTTTTACCGTCAGGATTTACAGCCCGGTCAGAATCAGGATGAACCCAGTCACGGAGAAATCAGCTACGGGAAAACAAGGTTTCAACAAAGGGGACAAGATTCGCCACCACCGATGCGACATCCTCGCCAAATGGCCGTAGCGCAGGGATTAGGGCTGTTTGCCGTCACGGTGCTGACGTTTCATTACACCGTCATTCCCATTACCGCCCTGTTTGGGCCAGCCGATAACGACAGTGCCGCCCTGTTTGGCTGGGATCAGATTGCCGCTGCCGTTACCGTCCAGGCCGAAACCCTTGAAAACCCGCTGTTGTTAACGACAGATTATCGCTCCGCTGGGGCTTTGGCCTACCAGTTGGATAACCCTGATGTTCTCGCCATTTCGGGCCGCATTGACCAAACCGACTTTTGGTACGACGTGGAAGCCCTCGACGGTCGGGATGCCGTTTTGCTGGGGGAAGACTGGCACCCCATTTGTCCCGCCCACCTGGCCATGTTTGAACGCACCGATCTGCCCCAAATCGTTACCATTCAGCGCTTGGGTCGCCCGATTCAGACCTATCACCTCGTCACAGGCTACGGCTTTCGGGCCAGGGAAATCGGCTCTCCCCTCGATCCCGCCTATCCCCTCGCCTTTACCACTGATGGCGAACGCTGCGAGCCGGACGTGCCCTGAAGTCGGCCAAGGGTGGCAGATCGCGATTCGGTTCACCACAGTACAGCCGACAATGCGACAATGGGGCAGACTGAATTCAGCGTTTGAGAGATTTTCTATGCGTTCTGACCTACAACAGGCTTTGGCCAACCAAACCGCCCTCAAAATCATCAGCGGCCTCACCAACTTCAACGCCGCCCATGTGGTGGATATTGTGAAAGCGGCTGACCAAGGCGGGGCCACCTTCGTAGATATCGCAGCCGATGCGGAACTGGTGCGCTTGGCCAAAGCCGCCACCACCCTCCCCATCTGCGTCTCTGCGGTGGAACCCGAAGCGTTCCTGGCTGCTGTGGCCGCTGGGGCAGACCTGATCGAAATCGGTAACTTCGATGCCTTCTACGCCCAAGGTCGCCGTTTCGAGGCTCCCGAAGTGCTCGACCTCACCCGCCGCACCCGTGCCCTGCTGCCGGAAATCACCCTCTCCGTCACCGTGCCCCACATTCTGGCGCTGGATGAGCAAGTGGCCCTAGCCGAAGCCCTGGTCGCCGCTGGTGCAGACATCATCCAAACCGAAGGCGGCACCAGCAGCCAGCCCACCCACCCCGGCACCCTGGGCCTAATCGAAAAAGCAGCTCCCACTCTGGCCGCGGCCTACGAAATCTCCCGTGCCGTGTCCGTGCCCGTCCTCTGCGCCTCTGGCCTGTCCGATGTGACCGCACCGATGGCCATTGCCGCCGGGGCCGCTGGCGTGGGCGTGGGTTCCGCCGTTAACAAGATGGATAACCCCCTTGCCATGATCGCCGTGGTTCGCAAGCTGGCCGAAAGCCTGCAAGTCGCTCGGATCGCCGCCCGCGCCTAGGATCTCTAAGGTTCTAGGGATCTAGAATGGCTACGCTCCCAGGGCCATGACAACCCTGGGAGTCCATGCTCCTGGTGTCAGCCTGAATCGCAGAGGATGGCGTAGACGATAGTGCTGCTATCGCTTTAAAACCCTGCATAGACAACGTACAAGCGCCTGTTTGGACGCCAGCACTGTGGCACAATGAACAATAGATTTTTGTTGTGCCGTAATCTTTAAGAAACGCCAGTGAGTTCTACTGCTGCCCCATCCTATTCCTCCCCTGCGCCTCGGCGGGCGGTTTTTCCCTTCACCGCCGTGATTGGCCAAGACGACATGAAGCTGGCCCTGCTGCTCAACGTCATTGACCCCAAAATTGGCGGCGTCATGATCATGGGCGACCGAGGCACCGGAAAATCCACCACCATTCGCGCCCTGGCCGACCTGCTGCCCGAAATTGACGTGGTAGCCGACGATCCCTTCAGTCGGTCGCCCAAGGATCCTGATGTAATTGCTGAGCGGGGCACCACGGAACTGCCCATCGCCGCCAAAAAAGTGCCCATGATCGACCTGCCCCTAGGGGCCACCGAAGACCGGGTCTGCGGCACCATCGACATCGAAAAAGCCCTCTCCGAAGGGGTCAAAGCCTTTGAACCGGGCCTGCTCGCCAAGGCCAACCGGGGCATCCTCTACGTGGATGAAGTCAACCTGCTGGACGATCACCTCGTAGACGTGCTGCTGGACTCCGCCGCCTCCGGCTGGAACACCGTGGAACGGGAAGGCATCTCCATCCGCCACCCGGCCCAGTTTGTGCTGGTGGGTTCTGGCAACCCCGAAGAAGGGGAACTGCGGCCCCAACTGCTCGACCGCTTTGGGATGCACGCCGAAATTCGCACCGTGCGTAACCCCGAACTGCGGGTAGAAATTGTGGAGCAGCGTTCCGCCTTTGACCAAGATCCCGCTGGCTATCTAGCCCAGCATGAGGCCAAGCAAAACGAACTTCAGGCCCGCTTGGTGGAGGCCCAAAAGCGCCTGCCCTCCGTTACCCTGGAGTACGAAGATCGGGTACGCATTTCCGAAGTCTGCGCCGAGCTGGATGTGGACGGTCTGCGGGGCGACATTGTCACCAACCGCGCCGCCAAGGCCATCGCCGCCTACGAAGGCCGCACCGAAGTCACCCTCAACGATATTCGGCGGGTGATTGTGCTATGCCTGCGCCACCGTCTGCGGAAGGATCCCCTCGAAAGCATCGACTCTGGCTTTAAGGTGGAGAAGGTGTTCTGCAAGGTGTTTGGCCTCGCCGACCCCGATGAAGCCATGGCCAACGGTCGCCAACCCGTTGGGGTGAAGTAATTTCGGTGTCTGTGAGTGATCTACACCGCGATCTACCTCGCGTGATCGGTCTACCGTGACCCGCATTTTGGGCATCGATCCTGGCTTGGCCACCCTGGGCTTTGGGGTTATCGACACTCCCTCCCAGGGGGCCGAGTCAGCGGTGACGGTGATTGATTTCGGCGTGATTTCCACTCCGGCTAAAACCCCGGTGGGCGAACGCCTTTGCACCATTTACGACGATCTCCATAGCCTGATCGACCAGTTTCAGCCCGATCAGGTGGTCATCGAGAAATTCTTCTTCTACCGCATGGGCAACACGATTTTGGTGGCCCAGGCGCGGGGTGTGGTGATGCTCGTCCTCGCCCAATACCAGTTGACGCCGACCGAGTTTACCCCCGCCCAGGTCAAGCAAGCCCTGACCGGATACGGCAACGCCGACAAGGCCGAAGTCCAAGAGGCCGTAGCCCGTGAACTCAACCTCGATAAAATTCCTCGCCCCGACGATGCTGCCGATGCCCTCGCCCTCGCCCTCGCAGGATGGTTTCAACAGGTGGGCTAGCCTGGTCAGGGCTCTGCTGCCCGTTAGCCGCCTTGCCCCAGTCGGGCCTACTTCTGTAGCGTAGGCCCAACTGGGCGCTGAATCCGGGGTGACTAGCTGTACTTTTGGCTAGAGGCAGGCTCAAGGTCAAACAGCACATGGAGGGTCTGCATGGCCCGTTTGCGGGCTTCGATGTCCCGCTGGGCGCGGAGCTGCACCATGGGGTCGTGGAGGATTTTGTTGACGATGCCACGGGTGAGGGCTTCAATGACCTCTTGGTGCTTTTCGGCAAACTCGCTGCCCAGACGGGAGAGGGCTTTTTCCAGTTCCTGTTCGCGGATAGACTCGACCTTGTTGCGAAGGCTGCTGATGGTGCCCACAGTGTCGAGGGAACGCCACCAGTCCATGAAACCTTCTACCTCTTCATCCAAGAGCACCTGGGCTTCCATGGCCATGCGGCGGCGGCTGGCTTGGTTTTGGGCGACCACGGCCTTCAGGTCGTCCACATTGAAGGCGTGGACGTTGGGCAGCTCGTTGACGTTGGCGTGGACGTTCAGGGGCACGGAAATATCAAACACCATCAGGGTACGGTTGCCGTCCAGAATCGGCTCCAGGTTTTCCCGGTGCAGAATGGGCTCGGTGGCGGAGGTGCAGGTGAACACCACGTCTGAGTTCTGCACGGTCTCCAGCATGGCGTCGAGGGTGCCCGTTTGGATGTTGGCCTCTGGGAACTGCTTGGCCAGTTCATCCGCCCGATTGATGGTGCGGTTGAGGATGGTGATGGGGCAAGATTCCTTGGCGTTGAGGTGCTGCACCAGCAGACGGGCCATTTTCCCGGCACCGAGGATGCTGATCTTGCAGGTGTCTAGGTTGGGTACCTTCAGTTTGGCCAGTTCCACCGCCGCTGAGCTGATGGACACGGCCCCGGTGCCGATGCTGGTTTCGCTGCGGACGCGCTTTCCGGCGGTGAGGGATTGCTTCAGCAGGCGATCCAGCACCCGGCCTAGGCTCTTGTGCTGCTGGGCCAGTTGGTGAGCGTGCTTTACTTGGGCAAGGATTTGGCCTTCGCCAAGGACGAGGCTATCTAGCCCCGCCGCCACCCGCATCAGATGATTCACGGCGTCTTGGTGCAGCAGGATGAACAAATGCTGGCGCAGTTCCGGCAGGGGCAGGCCGCTGTGCTCTGAGAGGAACTGAGTTACTTCCCGGATGCCCTGCTCAGTCTCCTCGGTGACGATGTGAATTTCGAGACGGTTGCAGGTGCTGAGGATAGAAACTTCGTCAATGTGAGGACAGTGGGTGAGATGGGCAATCGCGTCTCCCGTCTGAGCCGTGGGAATGCTGAGTTTTTCACGAATTTGAACGGGGGCGGTTTTATGGCTCAGACCAATTACGGCGATATTCATTCTTCCTCCACGCGTTTAGTAATTCACCTAATTTATCGTGGCCGCTGGTGGTAGCCGCCGCTCCTACCATCCTTGCCAGAAGGCGGCGGGGGATGGAGCATGGGCCAAATAACCGGGCGCACAAAAGCCAATATGTTTGAACTTAGAGACAAATCGGCGCTGACTCAAGGAAACTCAACAAAAGTCCATCAAAAAATGTAAAGACCCGAAAAAAAGAGATGCGGATAGCCACATCTCTAAGGGAAAAGGGCAAGGTCGTCTCCAACCTTACCTTTTCCCAGTGATTCATCCTTAATGGGGGATGGGTTATCGGCAGAGCCGCGCCCTAGCGGATTTGCAGGGTCTTGGGAGCCTCAAACATGTGGATGGTGTCCACGAAGCGGGCAGTCTTAGACTGGCTGGAGATGATCAGGGACTGAGTCCGGGCACCGCCGTGGAAGAAGCGCACGCCGTTCATCAGTTCGCCGGAGGTGATCCCCGTGGCGGCAAACAGCACGGTTTCGCCGGAGGCCAGTTCTTCAGCGTCGTAGACTTTGTCGATGTCGGTGATGCCCATTTCGTTGAGGCGGGCGATGTTGGCTTCCTTGCTTTCGCCAATCAGGCCAGTCTTCACCACTTCAGGATCGTAGATCAGCTGACCCTGGAAGTGGCCCCCCAGGCAGCGCATGGCGGCGGCGCTAATCACCCCTTCGGGAGCGGCCCCAATCCCCATCAGAGCGTGGGTATTGGTACCGGAGAAGGCGCAGGAGATGGCCGCACCGACGTCACCGTCGGCGATCAGCTTCACGCGAGCCCCGGCATCGCGGATTTCTTTAATCAGGTCGTTGTGGCGATCCCGTTTCATCACCACCACCACCAGTTCGTCGATGGCCCGGTCGAGGCACTCGGCCAGGATTTTCAGGTTCTCGGTGGCGGACTTGTTGATATCTACATGGCCCTTGGCTTGGGGAGGAGCGGCCAGCTTCTTCATGTAGAAGTCGGGGGCAGCAAATAGACCACCCTTCTCGGAGATGGCCAGCACCGCCATGGAGCCGTTTTGACCGTAGGCCACCAGGTTGGTGCCTTCACAGGGATCAACGGCGATGTCGATTTCCACCAGTTCGTCGGGGTTGCAGTAGGCTTTGGCATCGGGCTGGGTGCAAATCCCCACTTCTTCACCGATGTAGAGCATGGGGGCATCGTCCCGTTCACCCTCACCAATCACAATGCGGCCGCGCATGTGGATTTTGTTCATGCGCTCCCGCATGGCTTCTACGGCCACTTGGTCAGCAATATTTTTTTCGCCTTTGCCCATCCAACGGGCCGAGGCGACCGCCGCCTGTTCGACCACCTCAATAATCTCAAGACCGAGGGTACTTTCCACGGGATTAATCCTCCAAGTGCCTATATCTAGTAGGTTTTCGCGTTCCCTATCTCAGCTTCTCAGTCTATCAGACGGTGGGATCAAGGCATAGATGATTGGCGCAAAGACCTGGGCTGCTGATCTTGGGTTGGGCCGCTGTTTACGGTCTCCCAAAGGGGGAATTCCGCCGACCGCACCCTGGACTAAGTGAGTAGTTATCTCAGGTTTTATGTGGTTATGTAAATCCGCCTGCGCCTGCCATGGTCCAAGGGGCACAATGCTGGGTAGAGCATTTTTTGCGGTGCTCTGGGGGCTCCACTCGCTACCAGCAGGTTAAACACCATGGTGCCGTTTTTTAAAACCGCGACCGAAACTGACACCGAAACAAAGATTCTCCAGGCGGCACTCAAGCTCTTTGCCCAGCGGGGTTATAGCGGCACCACCACCCGCGATTTAGCCCAGGCGGCAGGGGTGGCGGAGGGTACCCTGTTTCGGCACTTTGAAAATAAAAAAGCCATCCTCGTCGCCGTGGCCAGTCAGGGCTGGGTGGAGATTTTGACGGACTTGCTCACCGAACTCAGCGAAATGGCCAGCTACAAAGCCATTGGCCAGGTCATGCAGCGGCGGATGCTGAATCTTCAGCGCAATTCGGCCCTGATGCGGGTGTGCTTTATGGAGGCCCAGTTTCATCCCGAACTGCGGGAGCAAATCCAGACCGAGGTGATCGGCAAAATGATCGACGTGGCCGAAGCCTTCTTCCAAACGGCCATGGATCGCGGCGTCTATCGCCCCATGAATGCCCGCATGGTGGCCCGCGTGTTTTTGGGGATGTTTACCGTGGCGGGGTTCAGCCAAGAGACCCTAGGAGATACGGCAGGCTCAGCCCAATCCATGAAGGAACTGGCGGAATGCCTGACCGATATTTTTCTCAACGGCGTGTTGGCATCAGCCTAGGGCTAACGCGATACTGAATGGGATTGAGTAGCGGGAGCAACACCATGGTTTTGGGCAGCAGAAAACCCCAACAGACAGGGCTGGGGTGGTGGAAGGCTCTAGCCTGGGTAATCCTGGGCCTAGGGGTGCTGTGGACGAGTCCGGCCTGGGCCGTGGCCCCCACCCAGCAGCCCGCCGAAACCGTCTCCATTCACCTCGGAACGGCAGCGGGAGAACTACGGTTTGAGCCGGATCATCTCACCTTCACCGCTGGCCAACGCTATGCCCTAGTGCTAGACAACCCCAGCCCCGAAAAGCATTACTTCACGGCCAAGGATTTTGCCGATGCCCTCTGGACGCAGAATGTGAAAACAGGCGGCGTTGAGGTGAAAGGAGCCATCCACGAGCTAGAACTCAAGCCAGGAGCCACCGCCACTTGGACGATGATTCCCCAAAAACCGGGCACCTATGAACTCCACTGCTCCATCGTTGGCCACGCCGAAGCGGGCATGGTGGGGCAAATCACCATTCAGCCCCCCGCCTAGGCCAATCCGTCACGGGTGCCCTGGCCCACCATCAGGATCGAGATCGCCTCATCCTGCTGTCTCGCCCCCCACGACCTGCGCCCCATCTCCACCAGGGGTGAGCCACGGGCAAAGGAAAGCGGGCCATGGGCAGGGCTTTGCAATGGGCGACAAAACAGGTTAAGAATAGTGAAGCAATTTGGTGTACGTCCATGGCAGACCAATTGATTCGCGCCACCGCCGCCGAGGGAGGCATCCGAGTGGTTGGCGTGAACACCACGAAACTCACCGAAGTCGCTCGCCAACGTCACCAACTGTCCTACGTTGCCACGGTGGCGCTAGGGCGTACGATGGCCGCTGGGTTGCTGCTGGCTTCCAGCATGAAGCGGCCCCAATCCCGCGTCAACATTCGCGTTAAAGGGGATGGCCCCATCGGCGGCGTCATGGTGGATGCAGGGCTGGACGGCACCGTGCGCGGCTATGTGGGCAATCCTGCGGTGGAATTGCCGCCCAATGCCCAAGGGAAACTGGATGTCGGTACCGCCATGGGCCATCAAGGCCACGTCTACGTGGTGCGCGACGTGGGCTATGGCTACCCCTACTCCAGCACCGTAGAACTGGTTTCCGGCGAAATTGGCGACGACCTCACCCACTACCTCGCCACCTCCGAGCAGACGGCCTCGGCCCTGGTTTTGGGTGTCTATATGGGCAGCGATGGCGTCGAAGCTGCTGGGGGGCTGCTGCTGCAAATCCTGCCCCGCGCCGCCGAAGACCTAGAGATGATTACCACCCTAGAACAGCGCCTCTCTAGCCTGACCAACTTTACCCCCCTACTGAGGGCCAACAAAACCCTGCCCCAAATTTTTGAAGACCTGGTGGGCGACATGGGGCTCACCCTCTTGCCCGAAAGCCAACTGGTGCGCTTCCACTGCCCCTGTTCCTTTGATCGGATGCTGGGTGCCCTCAAAATGCTAGGGGAAGACGAGCTGCAAGACATGATTGAGAAGGACAATGGTGCTGAAGCCACCTGCCACTTTTGCAATGAAATCTATCAAACTAGCAGCGACCAACTGGCACAACTCATCAACGATCTACGCCAGGATCGCCAGGAAGTCAGTCGGTAGGTAAAAGCGCAGGTTTCACCCTTGCCCCGCTGCCCCTCAAACCACTAGGGTCGTTGAAGATACCCTTCTGCCAGGGCAATTAAGCTGAGGGTGATGGTCGCACTCAGCCCGGCTCCCAAGGCCCCAAGGGTCGTGATCAGGAGGACAATCAGCCCCGTCAGCCCCATGTAGATCAGGGTGACGACCATGGGGGGAATGCCTCGCTGCGGTAGACGCTGATAGACATGGGTGCGGTGCGCTTTGAAGATATTCTCACGCCGGAGCAACCGCCGAAAGAGGGTGTAGATAGCGTCTCCGGTAATGGGCAGGGTGAGGGCGAGGAGAATCCAGTGCTGGCTGGGGGCCATCATCAGGGCTAGGGTGATGGCTCCGCCGAGGGTGGTGCTTCCCACATCGCCCATAAAAATTTTGGCCGGAGGCCAGTTCCACCACAGGAATCCCAGCAACGCCGCCGCCAACAAACCCCAAATAGGATTTGCCAAATACCAGCCCAAAAAGGCAAACTGCACCAAACTAACGCCCCCCACCAGGCCGTCCAACCCATCCATGAAGTTGGTGAGGTTCACCAGCGTGGTAAAGCCAATCAAGGTTAGCACCACGGCAATGGCGATGCCCCCAGGGCCGAGGGCTTCAAACCAAGGTTGGGGAAAGGGGCCGAAAAAATATACCGCCAAACCCGCGCTCATGAGCTGCACCCCGTAGCGTGTTCGTGCCGAGAGGGAATGGAGGTCGTCCCAGTAGCCGATTAGGGCGAGGGGCAGGAGCACAATCACCACAGCCATCAGGTTCGACAGCGCTACCCCAGGGCTGAGCCAAGGTAACAATGCCAAGGCCAGCAGGAACGCCACCCAAAACCCTAGCCCTCCCCCACGGGGCGTAGGAACGGTATGGGAGCTGCGGTGGTTGGGGATATCGAGCAGTTGAGCCCGAAGACGCTGGCGAATGAAATTGACCAGCAAGGCGCTGAGCAGGGCAGTAAGGAGCAGAAGCAGCGGCATGGAGAAATCGGCAGTAGGGTCTACAGGCTGGGTAGATGGCCCGCGACAAATGTCCCATCATCATAAACGTCTACCGCAGGCACAGCCAATGGATTTCCGCCTTGGCTTTGGATGGCCAACCTAGACCGTGATCGGGCTGCACTGTCATTTCTGAGGTTTGGGCTGGGTGGGGGGCTAGGTCAGATAATCATGTATTTGGCATTAAAAATCATCACTTTGTAGTTAGGGCTACTTATGTTAGTCCCAGCAACCCATTAGCCTCAACCTCTATAGCGACAACGATGATGGACAATCGAATGCTGTCTCGTTAGCTTCCTCAACAACAGCCGGGTTAGATCGTCTTTCTTGCCCGGTTTTCTGGTGTATGGCGGCTGAGTAGACCCATTTTGGCATCGGCGGCGGCGCTGCAAACAGTTGGTTACTCCTAGGTGGAACGGCTCTGTGACCCAGCAATCTGTGACCCAGCAACTCGATACCCAATTCACCCTAACGATTAACGGAGAACCTGTCTCCGTCAAAGCCCTTTCTCCGGCGATGACCTTGCTGGAATACCTGCGCCTGAGCGGACGAGCAGGCACCAAAGAAGGCTGCGGCGATGGCGACTGCGGCGCTTGCACCGTGGCGATCATTGGCGAAGGGGCCGATGGCACCCCCCACTATCAGGCGGTGAATAGCTGCCTGATTCCCCTCGGTGCGGTGGCGGGGCGACAGGTGTTTACGGCGGATGGCATTGCCCAGTGCCGCATTCCCAAAAGCCCCCTGGTGAAAGAACCCGTCACCCTAGAGCAGTTGCACCCCGTCCAATCGGCGATGGTGGAAACGGGCGGTTCCCAGTGCGGCTACTGCACTCCCGGCTTCATCATGAGCTTGTTTGCCGCCTACTACAACGGTGGGCCG contains:
- a CDS encoding DUF561 domain-containing protein, with the translated sequence MRSDLQQALANQTALKIISGLTNFNAAHVVDIVKAADQGGATFVDIAADAELVRLAKAATTLPICVSAVEPEAFLAAVAAGADLIEIGNFDAFYAQGRRFEAPEVLDLTRRTRALLPEITLSVTVPHILALDEQVALAEALVAAGADIIQTEGGTSSQPTHPGTLGLIEKAAPTLAAAYEISRAVSVPVLCASGLSDVTAPMAIAAGAAGVGVGSAVNKMDNPLAMIAVVRKLAESLQVARIAARA
- a CDS encoding AAA family ATPase; this encodes MPPATDDILAHVAEGSAPLLVLVGLPGSGKSTWSAQFLSVRPGFRVVSTDDCRQRLYGDAALQGDWRRVWACVQTEWQQGLEAITQGHLAGILYDATNARRRHRRSALVAARQMGFNPLVLVWIDVPLSVALARNRQRSRQVPDDVIAAMHRSLQGAPPALADGADQVIHIPIPSLEGQA
- the bchI gene encoding magnesium chelatase ATPase subunit I translates to MSSTAAPSYSSPAPRRAVFPFTAVIGQDDMKLALLLNVIDPKIGGVMIMGDRGTGKSTTIRALADLLPEIDVVADDPFSRSPKDPDVIAERGTTELPIAAKKVPMIDLPLGATEDRVCGTIDIEKALSEGVKAFEPGLLAKANRGILYVDEVNLLDDHLVDVLLDSAASGWNTVEREGISIRHPAQFVLVGSGNPEEGELRPQLLDRFGMHAEIRTVRNPELRVEIVEQRSAFDQDPAGYLAQHEAKQNELQARLVEAQKRLPSVTLEYEDRVRISEVCAELDVDGLRGDIVTNRAAKAIAAYEGRTEVTLNDIRRVIVLCLRHRLRKDPLESIDSGFKVEKVFCKVFGLADPDEAMANGRQPVGVK
- the ruvC gene encoding crossover junction endodeoxyribonuclease RuvC, which translates into the protein MTRILGIDPGLATLGFGVIDTPSQGAESAVTVIDFGVISTPAKTPVGERLCTIYDDLHSLIDQFQPDQVVIEKFFFYRMGNTILVAQARGVVMLVLAQYQLTPTEFTPAQVKQALTGYGNADKAEVQEAVARELNLDKIPRPDDAADALALALAGWFQQVG
- a CDS encoding glucose-1-phosphate adenylyltransferase, which gives rise to MKSVLAIILGGGAGTRLYPLTKFRAKPAVPLAGKYRLIDIPVSNCINSEIHKIYVLTQFNSASLNRHIGRTYQFSNLTDGFVEVLAAQQTPESPSWFQGTADAVRKYLWLLDTWNVDDFLILSGDHLYRMDYSLFVERHRATNADITLSVVPMGYKQASEFGLMKIDGTGRVVDFSEKPKGEALDRMKVDTTVLGLTPDQAQEQPFIASMGIYVFKKQVLIDLLRKGVDHTDFGKEIIPASARDHNVQAYLFDGYWEDIGTIEAFYDANLALTMQPQPPFSFYHEDAPIYTRSRYLPPNKLLDCHITESSITEGCILKNCRIHHSVIGLRQRINANCTIEDSLLMGADYYEPLSESSQHLTRGKVPIGVGEGSVIRRAIIDKNARIGRNVQIVNKENVQEAEREDLGFYIRSGIVVVLKNATIPDGMII
- a CDS encoding ArnT family glycosyltransferase, which encodes MASLDPKSSQLSQFQAGMEDWFRSPVWRWGRWWLLAFLVVRIGFWGAAFPNPDEAYYWLWGQRPSFSYYDHPPFHAWIQGLSATLLGRSTWALRLPNLVSNGILAVTFYRIGRYLYGDDGGDRLWLMILLLAASPLFFLFLSMAWHDHWLVTLAVLSSFDFVRFVDSYQADGRGQSRHLYRAALFLGLAGLSKYNALFVGLGFLATLLTQRSLRRLLLDARLYIALGITLLTLSPILIWNWQQGFASFQFYGDRTSGGDGLTLNLLQPLVFLLLCGLILGPIHTWGLWRLGRRWPRVSQNFVRPSLYPVVAGWMFVLSTGTFVALSLVSVALYYWNILAYPLLLPLLADRFYRQDLQPGQNQDEPSHGEISYGKTRFQQRGQDSPPPMRHPRQMAVAQGLGLFAVTVLTFHYTVIPITALFGPADNDSAALFGWDQIAAAVTVQAETLENPLLLTTDYRSAGALAYQLDNPDVLAISGRIDQTDFWYDVEALDGRDAVLLGEDWHPICPAHLAMFERTDLPQIVTIQRLGRPIQTYHLVTGYGFRAREIGSPLDPAYPLAFTTDGERCEPDVP